A stretch of the Tolypothrix sp. NIES-4075 genome encodes the following:
- the proB gene encoding glutamate 5-kinase: MPLTIVVKIGTSSLTQPETGLLALSTIASVAETLSHLRHQGHRLILVSSGAVGVGCARLGLTERPKAIALKQAVAAVGQGRLMRVYDDLFTTLQQPIAQVLLTRSDLVQRSRYLNILNTFKELLELQVIPVVNENDTVAVEELKFGDNDTLSALVASLVKADWLFLLTDVDRLYTADPRSVPDASAIALVNSIEELNKLQVQTGTQGSQWGTGGMVTKISAARIATTAGVRTVITQGKYPKNIEKILQGELIGTHFTPQPEPTSARKRWIAYGLVPAGKLYLDAGAIAAISQSGKSLLAAGIKTVEGQFDTQAAVQLCDSQGNEIARGLVNYSSDELQKIRGYHSREISTILGYAGVETVVHRDNLVLM, encoded by the coding sequence ATGCCTCTAACGATTGTCGTAAAAATTGGAACTTCCAGTCTCACCCAACCAGAAACCGGACTATTGGCGCTTTCCACGATTGCAAGCGTGGCAGAAACTCTTTCACACCTACGGCATCAAGGACATCGCCTAATTTTAGTTTCCTCTGGTGCTGTGGGGGTGGGTTGTGCGCGGTTGGGTTTAACCGAACGTCCGAAAGCGATCGCTCTCAAACAAGCTGTAGCCGCAGTTGGACAAGGTAGATTGATGCGTGTCTACGATGATTTATTTACTACTTTGCAACAGCCAATTGCTCAAGTTTTGCTTACTCGCAGCGATTTAGTACAGCGCAGCCGTTATCTGAATATTCTGAACACTTTCAAGGAATTACTGGAATTACAAGTAATTCCGGTGGTGAATGAGAATGACACCGTAGCTGTAGAAGAATTGAAATTTGGTGATAATGACACGCTATCAGCCTTAGTTGCCAGTTTAGTTAAAGCAGATTGGTTGTTTTTGCTAACTGATGTCGATCGCCTTTATACTGCCGATCCCCGTTCTGTACCGGATGCGAGTGCGATCGCCTTGGTTAATAGCATAGAAGAATTAAATAAATTACAAGTACAGACAGGTACTCAAGGTTCTCAATGGGGTACTGGTGGGATGGTGACAAAAATTTCCGCTGCCAGAATTGCTACTACTGCCGGTGTTCGCACCGTAATTACTCAGGGAAAATATCCGAAAAATATAGAAAAAATATTACAAGGTGAATTAATTGGGACTCACTTTACACCGCAACCAGAACCAACGAGTGCCCGCAAACGCTGGATAGCTTATGGTCTTGTACCTGCGGGAAAATTGTATTTAGATGCGGGAGCGATCGCCGCAATTTCTCAAAGTGGGAAATCGTTATTAGCCGCTGGTATAAAAACAGTAGAAGGTCAGTTTGACACTCAAGCAGCCGTGCAATTATGCGACAGCCAGGGTAACGAAATCGCTAGAGGATTAGTGAACTACAGCAGCGACGAACTACAAAAAATTCGCGGGTATCATTCGCGGGAAATTTCCACGATTTTAGGTTATGCCGGTGTGGAAACCGTCGTGCATCGCGATAATTTGGTTTTGATGTAG